One window from the genome of Acinetobacter sp. LoGeW2-3 encodes:
- a CDS encoding acyltransferase family protein, producing MSIAYRPDIDGLRAIAVSLVIFNHLGWSLFSGGYIGVDIFFVISGYLITIILTRDIQSKQFSIARFYKKRVVRLAPAYFTVLAVVSLIAWQVMLPGELTEYFNSVMYATVLIANIYMRNEVGDYFSPNVENVPLLHLWSLGVEEQFYIFWPLLLWLFLAKASRKYLWLMISTFIIVLLAYAQYQLTQNPAKAYYSMPVRAFELLIGALITCLPQPKLPKKLLQSLVWFGVIVLFAAAIYFDQQTPFPGVMALIPCLATAVVIYLGQSVPSSNFLLSNQLSTWIGKISYPLYLWHWPIIVLFGIYMLPLNTENQIIIILLSLLLAFLTYRLAEKPLKRFVMAANYKVIILGFLIPATSFIAIAQTIKSNESFPDRFPPSVYAKQEALHAYAHVIRSNCMDTDPKTLPDAKDCVLGQKKEDIDFLLIGDSHANAYTAMLDEWAKDANLRGYDIAQSSTFYLPGVQRSELKLGRWEELSKFQKRNGAITEHLSNTHYPMIILAGSYAPYFGDEVKLKDGIHQNNEEIFKAGLMKALEIAHKAGDHIILLNDIPRLDWEGIPSDCNIRNEILHRHAQCTVSRKSYENHLKVFNQILVEAKLKYPDLKIIDPTQVICDQQNCRIMLNDVPLYRLKDDNHINDQGSRQLGIEYLKQFGNPLKDLNTE from the coding sequence ATGAGTATTGCCTACCGTCCAGATATCGATGGCCTACGTGCTATTGCGGTATCTCTGGTTATTTTCAATCATTTAGGCTGGTCACTATTTTCTGGTGGCTACATTGGTGTAGATATCTTCTTTGTGATTTCAGGTTATCTGATCACTATTATCTTGACGCGTGATATTCAGTCCAAGCAATTCTCAATCGCCCGATTCTATAAAAAACGTGTAGTCCGTTTGGCACCGGCATATTTTACTGTACTCGCCGTTGTCAGCTTGATTGCCTGGCAGGTGATGCTGCCGGGTGAGCTGACTGAATATTTTAATAGTGTCATGTATGCCACGGTGCTCATTGCCAATATCTATATGCGTAATGAGGTAGGGGATTACTTTAGCCCGAATGTAGAAAATGTGCCGCTGCTACATTTATGGTCACTGGGGGTGGAAGAGCAGTTTTATATTTTCTGGCCTTTACTGTTATGGCTGTTTCTGGCCAAGGCATCACGTAAATATCTCTGGTTAATGATCAGTACCTTCATCATCGTTTTACTGGCTTATGCGCAATATCAACTGACTCAAAATCCAGCCAAGGCCTATTACAGCATGCCGGTACGGGCGTTTGAGTTACTGATTGGTGCACTGATCACCTGTCTACCACAGCCAAAACTACCGAAGAAATTACTGCAAAGTCTGGTCTGGTTTGGGGTGATTGTTCTATTTGCAGCAGCGATTTATTTTGATCAACAGACGCCATTTCCCGGTGTTATGGCACTGATTCCATGTCTGGCAACAGCAGTGGTTATTTATCTGGGACAATCTGTACCTTCAAGCAATTTCTTGCTGAGTAATCAGCTGAGTACCTGGATCGGGAAAATTTCATATCCGCTGTATTTATGGCACTGGCCGATTATTGTGCTATTCGGCATTTATATGCTGCCACTCAATACAGAAAATCAGATCATCATTATTCTGCTGTCGCTGCTGTTAGCTTTCCTGACCTATCGATTGGCTGAAAAACCATTAAAACGCTTTGTAATGGCGGCGAATTACAAAGTGATTATTCTGGGCTTTCTGATTCCTGCAACCAGCTTTATCGCCATTGCTCAAACTATTAAAAGCAATGAAAGTTTTCCGGATCGGTTTCCACCGTCAGTTTATGCTAAGCAGGAAGCATTGCATGCCTATGCGCATGTGATCCGCAGTAATTGTATGGATACTGATCCAAAAACTTTACCAGATGCTAAAGATTGTGTATTGGGGCAGAAAAAAGAGGATATTGATTTCCTATTAATTGGGGATTCGCATGCCAATGCTTATACTGCAATGCTGGATGAATGGGCCAAAGATGCAAATTTACGTGGTTATGACATTGCCCAAAGTTCAACTTTCTATTTGCCGGGCGTGCAGCGTTCTGAGTTAAAGCTAGGACGTTGGGAAGAACTGTCTAAGTTCCAGAAACGGAATGGTGCCATTACCGAGCATCTGTCTAACACCCATTATCCAATGATTATTCTAGCCGGTTCCTATGCGCCGTATTTTGGCGATGAGGTCAAACTCAAAGATGGCATTCATCAGAATAATGAGGAGATCTTTAAAGCAGGTTTGATGAAAGCTTTGGAAATTGCCCACAAAGCTGGTGATCATATCATTCTATTGAATGATATACCTCGTCTGGATTGGGAAGGTATACCATCAGATTGTAATATCCGTAATGAGATTCTACATCGGCATGCGCAATGTACGGTTTCAAGGAAGAGTTATGAAAATCATCTCAAAGTATTTAATCAGATTCTGGTTGAAGCAAAGCTGAAATATCCTGATTTGAAAATCATTGATCCGACCCAAGTCATTTGTGATCAGCAGAACTGTAGAATAATGCTGAATGATGTGCCTTTATATCGTTTGAAAGATGACAATCATATTAATGATCAGGGTTCACGCCAGTTAGGCATTGAATATCTGAAACAGTTTGGCAATCCATTGAAAGATTTAAATACCGAATAA
- a CDS encoding glutathione peroxidase has translation MTNIYQFEAELLDGKNKQFADYEGKVLLIVNTASKCGFTPQFAGLEKLYEKYKDRGLEVLGFPCNQFGGQDPGSNEQIGEYCQKNYGVTFPMFSKIDVKGPEAHAIFRYLTNNSKGILGNGIKWNFTKFLIGRDGKVLNRFAPTTKPEDLEAEIEKAL, from the coding sequence ATGACCAACATATATCAGTTTGAAGCTGAATTGTTAGATGGAAAAAATAAACAATTTGCAGACTACGAGGGAAAGGTGCTACTGATCGTAAATACTGCGAGTAAGTGCGGTTTTACGCCACAGTTTGCCGGCTTGGAAAAGCTCTACGAGAAATATAAAGATCGTGGTCTGGAAGTGTTGGGTTTTCCTTGTAACCAGTTCGGCGGACAGGATCCGGGCAGTAATGAGCAAATTGGCGAATATTGCCAGAAGAACTATGGGGTAACCTTCCCAATGTTCTCCAAGATTGATGTGAAAGGTCCTGAGGCACATGCTATTTTTCGTTACTTGACTAATAATTCTAAAGGAATTCTGGGTAATGGTATCAAGTGGAACTTTACCAAGTTCCTGATTGGACGTGATGGCAAGGTGCTGAACCGTTTTGCCCCGACCACCAAGCCTGAAGACCTGGAAGCTGAGATCGAAAAAGCTCTATAA
- the purT gene encoding formate-dependent phosphoribosylglycinamide formyltransferase gives MIYMSVTIGTPLQASAFKVLLLGSGELGKEVVISLQRLGVEVHAADRYDHAPAMQVAHQSHTLNMADPEELRKLIDQVKPNLIVPEIEAIATQVLVEIEEQNIATVIPSAKAVNLTMNREGIRRLAAEELGLPTSAYRFADTLESFRAACDDIGYPNFVKPVMSSSGKGQSRVKSFDEVDAAWEYAQTGGRVNQGTVIVESQIDFDFEITLLTVRAKNPKTGEIETSYCDPIGHRQDSGDYVESWQPQPMTPVALEEAKRIANKVTVALGGCGIFGVELFVKGDKVWFSEVSPRPHDTGLVTLASQFQSEFELHARAILGLPVNTTRHSVAASAVIYAGVDDQNLSYSGLDLALADGNTDLRLFGKPEGFKRRRMGVATARAETTDQARELAQQVAQQVSVNQN, from the coding sequence ATGATTTACATGAGCGTGACGATTGGTACCCCACTACAGGCTTCTGCCTTCAAAGTCTTATTACTGGGTTCAGGTGAACTGGGTAAGGAAGTGGTAATTTCCCTGCAACGGTTGGGTGTTGAGGTTCACGCTGCTGACCGTTATGACCATGCACCAGCAATGCAAGTTGCCCATCAATCACACACCCTGAATATGGCGGATCCTGAAGAACTACGTAAACTGATTGATCAGGTGAAACCAAACCTGATTGTTCCGGAAATCGAAGCAATTGCCACCCAGGTGCTGGTTGAGATTGAGGAACAGAATATTGCGACTGTGATTCCTTCGGCTAAAGCAGTCAATCTGACTATGAACCGTGAAGGCATCCGTCGCTTAGCGGCTGAAGAACTAGGTCTGCCAACGTCTGCTTATCGCTTTGCCGATACTTTAGAGTCTTTCCGTGCCGCTTGTGATGATATTGGTTATCCAAACTTTGTGAAGCCAGTGATGTCATCTTCAGGTAAAGGTCAATCCCGTGTCAAAAGCTTTGATGAAGTTGATGCTGCTTGGGAATATGCCCAAACTGGCGGTCGTGTAAATCAAGGCACAGTCATTGTTGAATCACAGATTGATTTTGATTTTGAAATCACCCTGCTCACGGTTCGTGCCAAAAACCCAAAAACAGGTGAAATCGAAACCTCTTACTGTGATCCTATCGGACATCGTCAGGACTCAGGTGACTATGTAGAAAGCTGGCAGCCACAACCAATGACACCTGTTGCATTGGAAGAAGCCAAGCGAATTGCCAATAAAGTAACCGTTGCACTCGGTGGTTGCGGTATTTTTGGGGTAGAACTCTTTGTCAAAGGCGACAAAGTATGGTTTAGTGAAGTATCACCTCGTCCACACGACACTGGTTTAGTCACTTTGGCTTCTCAGTTCCAAAGTGAATTTGAGTTGCATGCACGTGCAATTCTGGGTCTTCCGGTGAATACCACTCGTCATAGCGTTGCAGCCAGTGCTGTGATTTATGCGGGTGTAGATGATCAGAATCTTTCTTATTCTGGCCTGGATCTTGCTTTAGCAGACGGCAACACAGACTTGCGCCTGTTTGGCAAGCCTGAAGGCTTCAAACGACGTCGTATGGGTGTGGCAACTGCACGTGCTGAAACAACAGATCAGGCACGTGAACTTGCACAACAGGTGGCTCAACAAGTCAGTGTCAACCAAAACTAA
- the msrB gene encoding peptide-methionine (R)-S-oxide reductase MsrB: MGKLSKSDREWQRELSPEEFRITRQKGTEPAFTGKYWNTKQDGIYVCRCCGEPLFTSETKFDSSCGWPSFYKAINGSAIEEHLDTSHGMVRTEIVCHHCDAHLGHVFTDGPQPTGLRYCVNSASLELKTQEKTDEETYP; the protein is encoded by the coding sequence ATGGGAAAACTCAGTAAATCAGACAGAGAATGGCAAAGAGAGTTATCACCTGAAGAATTCCGTATTACACGTCAAAAGGGAACTGAGCCAGCATTTACCGGTAAATACTGGAATACGAAACAAGATGGTATTTATGTATGCCGTTGCTGTGGTGAACCTTTATTTACTTCAGAAACCAAATTTGACAGTAGCTGTGGTTGGCCAAGTTTCTACAAGGCGATTAACGGTTCTGCGATTGAAGAGCATTTAGATACATCTCATGGTATGGTCAGAACAGAAATTGTTTGCCACCATTGTGATGCACACTTAGGGCATGTTTTCACTGACGGACCACAGCCTACAGGCTTGCGTTACTGTGTAAACTCCGCTTCATTAGAATTAAAAACACAAGAAAAAACCGATGAGGAAACTTATCCATGA
- a CDS encoding energy transducer TonB family protein translates to MLQSRIFIQSLLFSACIGLFSSSAYAQDEKTQQLLKRLKQPVPAYQPPTVKNAVPPHLLAKHGFEVSWLKAPYLRFNDAELQRAKTAKVKMTVIAHTGQITDVEIIQSSGVRVVDAKIKEAVLAAKLEPIKGVDRNLVYSLEHEIEIKNPL, encoded by the coding sequence ATGCTGCAATCCAGAATCTTCATTCAAAGCCTGCTATTTAGTGCGTGTATAGGGCTGTTTTCATCTTCTGCTTATGCACAGGATGAAAAGACCCAGCAATTGTTAAAAAGACTGAAGCAGCCTGTTCCAGCTTATCAGCCGCCCACAGTTAAGAATGCTGTTCCGCCTCATCTACTAGCGAAGCATGGTTTTGAGGTTAGCTGGTTAAAAGCACCCTATCTCAGATTTAACGATGCGGAACTGCAACGTGCCAAGACAGCAAAAGTGAAAATGACCGTCATCGCCCATACAGGACAGATTACCGATGTTGAGATCATTCAAAGTTCTGGCGTGAGAGTGGTCGATGCCAAAATTAAAGAAGCAGTACTGGCTGCCAAGCTAGAGCCGATCAAAGGGGTAGATCGCAATCTGGTGTATAGCTTGGAGCATGAGATAGAAATAAAAAATCCACTGTAA
- a CDS encoding pyridoxal phosphate-dependent aminotransferase, translating to MSQKKSVIFKNLLPVIKQYQQLGFTHEKIVALLRDEHDLDLVTTETFKSYLYRYAKVTSTLSENIKMPNTFQKPREIKKSSKLEHVCYDIRGPVLRAANEMEEAGHKIIKLNIGNPAPFGFEAPQEIINDVALNLPNAIGYTDSKGIFPARKAICQYYQQKSILNMHVNDVYVGNGVSELIVMAMQGLLDDGDEMLIPMPDYPLWTAAVNLSGGTAIHYKCDEENYWYPDIADMESKITPNTRGIVIINPNNPTGSVYPRHVLQQIVDLAKKHDLILFADEIYDKIVYDGIEHVSVASLAGDQLCISFNGLSKAYRIAGYRSGWMAITGDKSRAADYIEGLDMLASMRLCANHQAQYAIQTALGGYQSINDLIRPGGRLYEQRNIAWEMLNEIPGVTCVKPEGAMYCFPRLDPEIYPIEDDEKLMLDLLRAEKVLLVQGTGFNWPTPDHFRVVFLPAENELREAINRLGRFLAKMR from the coding sequence ATGTCGCAAAAAAAAAGCGTAATTTTTAAAAATCTATTGCCGGTGATCAAACAATATCAACAGCTTGGATTTACGCATGAAAAAATTGTTGCATTACTCCGAGATGAGCACGATCTCGATCTAGTCACAACTGAGACATTTAAAAGTTATTTATATCGTTATGCAAAAGTGACCTCCACTCTTTCAGAGAACATCAAAATGCCGAACACTTTCCAAAAACCTCGCGAAATCAAAAAATCGTCTAAGCTTGAGCATGTATGCTACGACATTCGCGGACCTGTGTTACGAGCGGCCAACGAGATGGAGGAAGCGGGACATAAGATTATCAAGCTGAATATTGGTAACCCTGCCCCATTTGGCTTTGAAGCACCACAAGAAATTATTAATGATGTGGCACTGAACCTGCCAAATGCGATTGGTTATACCGACTCTAAAGGTATTTTCCCGGCACGTAAGGCGATCTGCCAGTACTACCAGCAAAAAAGCATTCTGAATATGCACGTGAATGACGTGTATGTCGGTAACGGTGTATCTGAGCTGATCGTCATGGCAATGCAAGGCTTGCTGGATGATGGCGATGAAATGCTGATTCCAATGCCGGATTACCCGCTTTGGACTGCAGCCGTGAATTTATCTGGCGGTACTGCGATTCACTATAAATGTGATGAAGAAAATTACTGGTACCCAGACATTGCGGATATGGAAAGCAAGATCACGCCAAATACCCGTGGTATCGTGATCATCAATCCAAACAACCCGACAGGTTCAGTTTATCCACGTCATGTCTTACAACAAATCGTGGATCTGGCGAAGAAGCATGACCTGATTTTGTTTGCTGACGAAATCTACGACAAGATCGTTTATGACGGTATTGAGCATGTTTCGGTTGCATCACTTGCTGGTGATCAGCTGTGTATTTCTTTCAATGGTCTGTCTAAAGCTTACCGTATTGCTGGTTACCGTTCTGGCTGGATGGCGATTACTGGCGATAAGTCTCGTGCAGCAGATTATATCGAAGGTTTGGACATGCTGGCGTCTATGCGTCTATGCGCCAATCATCAGGCTCAATATGCGATTCAAACGGCGCTTGGTGGTTATCAGTCGATTAATGATCTGATCCGTCCGGGTGGCCGCCTGTATGAACAGCGCAATATTGCTTGGGAAATGCTGAATGAAATCCCCGGTGTGACGTGTGTAAAACCTGAAGGTGCTATGTACTGCTTCCCACGTCTAGATCCGGAAATCTATCCGATTGAAGATGATGAGAAACTGATGCTGGATCTGCTACGTGCTGAAAAAGTATTACTGGTTCAAGGTACAGGTTTTAACTGGCCGACTCCGGATCATTTCCGTGTGGTATTCCTGCCAGCCGAAAACGAACTGCGTGAAGCCATTAACCGTTTAGGTCGCTTCCTGGCGAAAATGCGTTAA
- the dapC gene encoding succinyldiaminopimelate transaminase produces MNSSLSLLHPYPFEKLNKLFADIKPANMPLIPLSIGEPKHPAPEFVKQAIIDNFQHLSTYPNSKGLPELRTSIANWLTRRFKLNSISADNNILPVSGTREAIFSFVQALINREDAPYVVMPNPFYQIYEGATLLAGAKPYFINCTEENNYLGDFDTVPAEVWEKTALLFVCTPGNPTGAVLSKEQFKKLIALSDKYNFVIASDECYSELWFDEAPVGLLEVCAEIGRDDYKNCVVFHSLSKRSNLPGMRSGFVAGDAALLKPYLQYRTYHGAAMPVQHQLASIAAWDDETHVEENRVQYRAKFDLFQKELGHLLPLKKPDAGFYYWLKVDNDEEFAKRLMEQAHIKVLPGRYLSRDTEQGNPGENHVRLALVADLAQCEQVIERLKAIL; encoded by the coding sequence ATGAACTCTAGCTTGTCTTTATTGCATCCTTATCCATTTGAAAAGTTGAATAAACTTTTTGCGGATATCAAGCCTGCGAATATGCCACTCATCCCCCTATCGATTGGTGAACCAAAGCATCCGGCTCCTGAGTTTGTGAAACAGGCGATTATTGATAATTTCCAGCATCTGTCGACCTATCCGAACTCTAAAGGTTTGCCTGAACTGCGTACCAGTATCGCTAACTGGCTCACTCGCCGTTTTAAACTGAATAGCATCAGCGCAGACAACAATATCTTGCCTGTATCAGGTACACGTGAAGCGATCTTCTCTTTTGTTCAAGCTCTGATCAATCGTGAAGATGCACCCTATGTGGTGATGCCAAACCCGTTCTATCAGATTTATGAAGGTGCAACGCTGCTTGCAGGTGCTAAACCGTACTTCATCAACTGTACTGAGGAAAATAATTACCTGGGTGATTTTGATACAGTGCCTGCTGAAGTCTGGGAAAAAACTGCATTACTGTTTGTCTGCACACCGGGTAACCCAACAGGTGCCGTGCTGTCTAAAGAACAGTTTAAAAAGCTGATTGCACTTTCTGATAAATACAATTTTGTGATTGCTTCAGATGAATGCTACTCAGAATTATGGTTTGATGAAGCACCAGTAGGTTTACTAGAAGTCTGTGCGGAAATCGGACGTGATGACTACAAAAACTGCGTGGTGTTCCACTCACTGTCTAAACGTTCTAACTTGCCAGGGATGCGTTCAGGCTTTGTTGCGGGTGATGCAGCTCTGTTAAAACCTTATCTGCAATACCGTACTTATCACGGCGCGGCAATGCCGGTTCAACATCAACTGGCTTCAATTGCTGCCTGGGATGATGAAACGCATGTTGAAGAAAACCGCGTACAGTACCGTGCCAAGTTTGACCTATTCCAAAAAGAACTGGGGCATCTGCTACCACTGAAAAAACCGGATGCAGGTTTCTACTACTGGCTGAAAGTTGATAATGATGAAGAATTTGCTAAACGTCTAATGGAACAGGCACATATCAAGGTACTTCCTGGTCGTTACCTGTCTCGTGATACTGAGCAAGGCAATCCAGGTGAAAACCATGTACGTCTAGCTTTGGTGGCGGATCTGGCACAATGTGAACAAGTGATTGAGCGCTTAAAAGCCATTCTCTAA
- the glnD gene encoding [protein-PII] uridylyltransferase yields MINTLPLLNYTKSNHDIKAINEWRSDVEHQLQESFENGEPIRDIILTRSNLIDEALQFLWKHAELDQTDLGLFAVGGYGRREMLPYSDVDIMILSEDEITSEQEQLISTFISSLWDVGNFKPGISVRTISECVNQASSDLTVATTLIEARLITGNENLAKWPRRIVSQSWTDKTFFDAKMEEQQKRYAQHNNTESNLEPDIKNAPGGIRDINQIGWIAKRHFRVNRIYDLVHLGFISEFELAVLEEAESFLWEIRHHLHRITKRDENRLLFDYQRDIAAKFGYVREEGQPQNYPIEQFMKRYYRNAQQVSTLNEMLLAYFNESVITPRLPNYERNIEEINQNFKLVDGKLAVQHHKIFSENPSAILEIFYLLANRPEIEGIRARTLRLLTLAAKRIDQDYRNNPVHQALFMAIIRSPHRLYETLVAMKRYGVLGNYIPAFGQIMGLMQYDLFHIYTVDAHTLLLLRNLNRFKEPEFAKEFPVVSSVFQRLARRDIVYLAALFHDIAKGRGGDHSELGATDAIEFCRTHGFTERECNLVAWLIQNHLIMSVTSQKKDISDPDVVKEFAEQMGDMEHLDYLYTLTVADINATNPKLWNTWRASLMRQLYTHARDVIRSGLGRPVDYQMLIEDTKFAASELLVQDFSLYDVETIWQELGDDYFLKESPDEIAWHTRAILQHGDNSEPLVLMRPHRKYAQDAVQIFIYTQDKPNLFATTVAVLDRMDLDVQDARIITATKAFSLDTYVVLDRFGTLLTDPERELKVIDALKNALSHSDKYPGLMQRRIPRQLRHFDIENTVDISLNPVLNQNMVEIATLDQPGLLAKVGGLFMMRGLDIHSAKIATLGERAEDIFFVTKKDGMPLDPEESSEFAAALKAALDEASHQVNSQHSH; encoded by the coding sequence ATGATCAATACCCTGCCATTGCTGAATTACACTAAAAGTAACCATGACATTAAAGCCATTAATGAATGGCGAAGTGATGTTGAGCATCAGTTGCAGGAAAGTTTTGAAAATGGCGAACCGATCCGTGACATTATCCTGACCCGATCTAATCTGATCGATGAAGCACTACAATTCCTGTGGAAGCATGCAGAACTTGATCAGACTGATCTGGGGCTATTTGCTGTCGGTGGCTACGGCCGCCGCGAAATGCTGCCTTATTCTGATGTCGATATCATGATTCTGTCAGAAGATGAAATTACTTCTGAACAGGAACAACTGATTTCCACCTTTATTTCATCCTTGTGGGATGTCGGTAATTTCAAGCCGGGCATCAGCGTCCGTACCATCAGTGAATGTGTCAATCAGGCCAGCAGTGACCTGACTGTAGCAACTACCCTGATCGAAGCCCGCCTGATTACTGGTAATGAAAATCTGGCAAAATGGCCACGTCGTATTGTGTCCCAGTCCTGGACCGATAAGACCTTTTTTGATGCCAAAATGGAAGAGCAGCAAAAACGCTATGCTCAACATAACAATACTGAAAGTAATCTCGAACCGGATATTAAAAATGCGCCGGGGGGTATTCGCGATATTAACCAGATCGGCTGGATTGCCAAGCGGCATTTCCGTGTGAACCGCATTTATGACCTGGTGCATCTGGGTTTTATTTCTGAATTTGAACTGGCCGTTCTAGAAGAAGCTGAAAGCTTCCTGTGGGAAATCCGCCATCATCTGCATCGCATTACCAAACGTGATGAAAACCGCCTGCTATTCGACTATCAGCGTGATATTGCTGCGAAGTTTGGCTATGTACGTGAAGAAGGTCAGCCACAAAACTATCCGATTGAACAGTTCATGAAGCGTTATTATCGTAATGCCCAGCAGGTATCGACGCTGAATGAAATGCTATTGGCTTATTTCAATGAATCGGTGATTACCCCCCGACTGCCCAACTATGAACGTAACATCGAAGAGATTAACCAGAACTTTAAACTGGTTGATGGCAAGCTCGCGGTACAACACCATAAAATTTTCTCGGAAAATCCAAGCGCGATTCTGGAAATTTTCTATCTCTTGGCAAATCGTCCAGAGATTGAAGGCATCCGTGCCCGTACCTTGCGTCTATTAACCCTAGCAGCAAAACGAATTGATCAGGACTATCGCAATAATCCTGTGCATCAAGCGCTGTTTATGGCAATTATCCGTTCACCACATCGTTTATATGAAACCTTGGTGGCGATGAAACGTTATGGCGTGCTCGGAAACTATATTCCAGCCTTTGGTCAGATCATGGGGCTGATGCAATATGACCTATTCCATATCTATACCGTAGATGCGCACACCTTATTATTGCTCCGTAACTTAAATCGTTTTAAAGAACCTGAATTCGCCAAAGAGTTCCCGGTGGTGAGTTCGGTGTTCCAGCGTCTGGCTCGCCGGGACATCGTCTATTTGGCTGCCCTGTTCCATGATATTGCCAAAGGTCGTGGTGGTGACCATAGTGAACTCGGTGCGACTGATGCAATTGAATTCTGCCGCACGCATGGCTTTACCGAGCGTGAATGCAATCTGGTTGCATGGCTGATTCAAAACCACCTGATCATGTCTGTAACTTCACAGAAAAAAGACATTTCCGATCCAGATGTCGTCAAAGAATTCGCCGAGCAAATGGGTGACATGGAACACCTGGATTATCTGTATACCTTGACTGTTGCTGATATCAATGCGACCAATCCAAAACTATGGAATACCTGGCGTGCCTCGTTGATGCGTCAGCTATATACTCATGCACGTGATGTGATCCGTTCAGGTCTAGGTCGTCCAGTGGATTATCAAATGCTGATTGAAGACACCAAGTTTGCTGCCAGCGAACTACTGGTACAGGACTTCTCTTTGTATGATGTCGAAACCATCTGGCAGGAACTGGGTGATGACTACTTCCTGAAAGAATCTCCAGATGAAATCGCCTGGCATACCCGTGCCATTTTGCAGCATGGTGATAACTCTGAACCACTGGTGCTGATGCGTCCACATCGTAAATATGCGCAAGATGCGGTACAGATCTTTATCTATACCCAGGATAAGCCAAACCTGTTTGCTACTACAGTAGCCGTTCTGGACCGTATGGATCTGGACGTACAGGATGCGCGAATTATTACAGCGACCAAAGCATTCAGTCTGGACACCTATGTCGTCCTCGACCGTTTCGGCACTCTGTTGACTGATCCGGAACGTGAACTGAAAGTCATTGATGCACTTAAGAATGCCTTAAGCCATTCCGATAAATATCCAGGTCTGATGCAGCGTCGTATTCCACGCCAGCTGCGTCATTTTGATATTGAAAATACAGTGGATATCAGCCTGAATCCTGTTTTGAACCAGAATATGGTGGAAATCGCTACGCTCGACCAACCCGGCCTGCTTGCTAAAGTTGGTGGATTATTTATGATGCGTGGTCTGGATATCCACTCTGCCAAAATTGCCACGCTTGGCGAACGTGCCGAAGACATTTTCTTCGTCACCAAAAAAGATGGCATGCCGTTGGACCCTGAAGAATCTTCTGAATTTGCCGCTGCCTTAAAAGCAGCGCTGGATGAAGCCTCTCATCAGGTCAACAGTCAACACTCACATTAA
- the ygaH gene encoding L-valine transporter subunit YgaH, translated as MNLEIILVGIIVGIANFASRFGPFFVIQKLQQGSQKRGALWLKIALGAIGIAAISSMLVVATLPPLLETPDKSVAMLVGFIVLTVLYFKFKRIVMATLTAALTYGLIYTYLPIHF; from the coding sequence ATGAATTTAGAGATTATTCTGGTCGGTATTATTGTCGGGATTGCCAATTTTGCTTCCCGCTTTGGTCCTTTCTTTGTGATCCAGAAGTTGCAGCAAGGTTCACAAAAACGTGGTGCGTTGTGGCTGAAAATTGCCTTAGGTGCAATTGGCATTGCAGCGATCAGTTCAATGCTGGTGGTGGCGACACTGCCGCCTTTGCTAGAAACGCCAGATAAAAGTGTAGCGATGCTGGTTGGTTTTATTGTACTCACAGTACTTTATTTCAAGTTTAAGCGCATTGTGATGGCAACTTTAACAGCTGCCCTAACCTATGGCTTGATCTATACCTATCTGCCGATTCATTTCTAA